Proteins found in one Salmo salar chromosome ssa26, Ssal_v3.1, whole genome shotgun sequence genomic segment:
- the LOC106587771 gene encoding leucine-rich repeat and immunoglobulin-like domain-containing nogo receptor-interacting protein 1-B, producing the protein MTVLGSSRMVSGEAGGHSYLVACWQPILVLMLGTVLSGSTTGCPSRCECNAQERSVVCHRRRLASFPEGIPIETKLLDLSKNRLKSLGPEEFINYPQLEELQLNENNISSMEPGAFSNLVGLRTLGLRNNQLKLIQLGVFTGLSNLTQLDISENRIVILLDYMFQELYNLKALEVGDNDLVFISHRAFHGLSSLEQLTMQRCNLTSVPTEALSHLHNLLSLRLRHLTVNAVRDYSFKRLDRLRVLEISYWPYLDTMTSKCLYGLNITSLTITNCNLTAIPYQAIRHLGHLLYLNLSFNPIHTVEGNKLHNLMRLQAFHLVGGRLATIEPYSFRGLNHLRVLNVSSNSLSTLEESVFHSVGNLETLALYDNPLACDCRLLWVFRRRWRLNFNRQQPACSLPKAVQGKEFKDFPDILPSDSFTCQKSRIQDHKALQRHVDEGTTVHYTCQADGDPAPVIMWLSPKKQFITTKSVGRLSVSPEGTLEVRYAQIQDNGTYLCIASNAAGNDTKPAHLHVHSYSPNWPHQPNKTFAFISNQPSEDGANGTLAQVPFPFDVKTLIIATTMGFISFLGVVLFCLVILFLWSRGKGNVKPNIEIEYVPRKAEAGESSPTGDAPRKFNMKMM; encoded by the coding sequence GGAAGCAGTAGAATGGTGTCCGGGGAGGCAGGTGGGCACAGCTACCTGGTGGCGTGCTGGCAGCCCATCCTGGTCCTAATGCTGGGCACTGTCCTCTCCGGCTCCACCACCGGCTGCCCGTCCCGCTGTGAGTGTAATGCTCAGGAACGTTCCGTGGTGTGCCATCGACGGAGGCTGGCCTCGTTTCCCGAGGGCATCCCCATCGAGACGAAACTACTGGACCTCAGCAAGAACCGTCTGAAAAGCCTGGGGCCTGAGGAGTTCATCAACTACCCACAGCTGGAGGAGCTGCAGCTCAATGAGAACAATATCTCTTCCATGGAGCCCGGGGCTTTTAGCAACCTTGTCGGCTTGCGGACTCTGGGGCTGCGCAACAACCAGCTTAAGCTAATCCAGTTGGGAGTGTTCACAGGCCTCAGCAACCTCACCCAGCTGGACATTAGCGAGAACAGAATTGTCATCCTGCTGGACTACATGTTCCAGGAGCTGTACAATCTGAAGGCTCTGGAAGTCGGCGATAACGACCTGGTGTTCATCTCTCACCGAGCATTCCACGGCCTCAGCAGCCTGGAACAGCTGACCATGCAGCGCTGCAACCTGACCTCGGTGCCCACCGAGGCCCTGAGCCATCTGCACAACCTGCTGTCACTGCGACTACGCCACCTCACCGTCAACGCTGTCAGGGATTACTCCTTCAAGAGGCTTGACCGCCTGAGGGTGTTAGAGATCTCCTACTGGCCCTACCTGGACACCATGACCTCCAAATGCCTGTATGGCCTCaacatcacctccctgaccatcaCAAACTGTAACCTCACTGCCATCCCTTACCAGGCCATCCGACACCTTGGGCACCTTCTCTATCTCAACTTGTCTTTTAATCCCATTCACACGGTGGAGGGGAACAAGCTGCACAATCTAATGAGGCTCCAGGCCTTCCACTTGGTAGGAGGGAGATTAGCCACAATCGAGCCCTACTCCTTCCGGGGCTTGAACCACCTCCGTGTCCTCAACGTATCCAGCAATAGCCTGAGCACCCTGGAGGAATCTGTCTTTCACTCCGTGGGGAACCTGGAGACCCTGGCACTGTACGATAACCCACTGGCCTGCGACTGCCGGCTGCTCTGGGTCTTccgccgccgctggaggctcaaCTTCAACCGGCAGCAGCCCGCCTGCTCTTTGCCCAAGGCCGTGCAGGGCAAGGAGTTCAAAGACTTCCCCGACATCCTCCCCTCCGATTCCTTCACCTGCCAGAAGTCCAGGATACAAGACCACAAGGCACTGCAGAGGCACGTGGACGAGGGCACAACGGTCCATTACACATGCCAGGCGGACGGCGACCCAGCCCCCGTGATCATGTGGCTGTCCCCCAAGAAGCAGTTCATCACCACCAAGTCTGTGGGGCGTCTCAGCGTGTCCCCCGAGGGCACGCTAGAGGTGCGCTACGCCCAGATCCAGGACAACGGTACCTACCTGTGCATCGCCAGCAATGCAGCAGGGAATGACACCAAGCCTGCCCACCTGCATGtgcacagctactcgcccaactGGCCGCACCAGCCCAACAAGACGTTTGCTTTCATCTCCAACCAGCCCAGCGAGGACGGGGCCAACGGGACCCTTGCCCAGGTTCCCTTCCCGTTCGACGTGAAGACTCTGATCATCGCAACCACCATGGGATTTATCTCATTCCTCGGTGTCGTCCTCTTCTGTCTCGTCATCCTCTTCCTCTGGAGCAGAGGAAAAGGCAACGTCAAGCCAAACATAGAGATTGAGTATGTACCCCGTAAGGCGGAGGCAGGTGAGAGTAGTCCAACCGGCGATGCGCCGCGTAAATTCAACATGAAAATGATGTGA